The Candidatus Woesearchaeota archaeon genome has a window encoding:
- a CDS encoding type II toxin-antitoxin system VapC family toxin: MVRRICIDSDVLIALLNKDEKTKRILESLDGDFYITTVNTFEVWYGRKKTEPVFEALEWLHALEMDDKAARVAGDILRKLKEDGKIIDMKDLFIGAICINNDIELLTYNKKHFERLKEFGLILVEIEA; this comes from the coding sequence ATGGTCAGAAGAATATGTATAGATTCTGACGTGCTTATTGCGCTTCTGAATAAAGATGAAAAGACAAAGCGGATTCTGGAATCTTTAGATGGAGATTTTTATATCACAACAGTGAATACATTTGAAGTGTGGTATGGACGAAAGAAGACAGAACCTGTTTTTGAAGCGTTGGAATGGCTTCACGCTCTTGAAATGGACGATAAAGCAGCAAGAGTAGCAGGTGACATTTTACGAAAATTAAAAGAAGATGGAAAGATAATTGATATGAAGGACTTGTTTATTGGTGCGATTTGCATAAACAATGATATTGAATTATTGACCTATAACAAAAAACATTTTGAACGATTAAAGGAGTTTGGTTTGATACTCGTTGAAATAGAAGCATGA
- a CDS encoding PIN domain-containing protein, translating into MVILDSSAIIPLITIGKLELLRKNFDKVVVPFVVWKEVVEEGKKLGKNTLSFEQGKDVWFEVVEQREEKTKEIKSLHRLQENDALVFLLAKEHNDILLTNDAGLYSCCQAEGINVWWLTTLLLASVKKKIITRTEAEAALLALVNSAHIRLRGDILAQLLLIIKNLG; encoded by the coding sequence ATGGTTATTCTGGATTCATCGGCAATAATTCCCCTCATAACAATAGGTAAGCTTGAGCTGCTTCGGAAGAATTTTGATAAAGTGGTAGTGCCCTTTGTTGTCTGGAAAGAAGTTGTCGAGGAAGGAAAAAAATTAGGAAAAAATACATTGTCTTTTGAGCAGGGAAAAGATGTTTGGTTTGAGGTTGTGGAGCAGAGAGAAGAGAAGACAAAAGAGATAAAAAGTCTCCATCGTCTGCAAGAAAATGACGCTCTTGTTTTTCTCCTCGCGAAAGAGCATAATGACATTCTGCTTACCAATGACGCAGGACTTTATTCATGCTGTCAGGCAGAAGGAATCAACGTGTGGTGGCTTACCACATTGCTTCTTGCATCTGTTAAAAAAAAGATAATTACCAGAACAGAAGCAGAAGCGGCACTTCTCGCGCTTGTGAACAGCGCGCATATACGCCTTCGTGGAGATATTCTCGCGCAATTGCTTTTAATTATAAAAAATCTTGGCTAA